The following proteins are encoded in a genomic region of Cryptomeria japonica chromosome 11, Sugi_1.0, whole genome shotgun sequence:
- the LOC131860012 gene encoding secreted RxLR effector protein 161-like yields MDNCNPVGTPMETGCKLIKSDESPLVDQREYQSMIGSLLYLTASRPDLMHSVCQVARYQASPHQSHLNVVHRIFKYIQGTLDYGLWYPKNDDFNLLGYTDADWGGCKDDQRSTSGAAFFLGDWLVAWNSKKQDCVTISTAESEIIAATACCTQLLWMSYHLSDLCITVPKPMKILCDNISAIQISKNPVMHSRTKHVAIKLQFIREQVSSNEVILIHVPSKLQVADIFTKALPRALFEQLRTRLGVISQSLLAQ; encoded by the coding sequence ATGGATAATTGTAATCCTGTTGGCACACCCATGGAAACCGGATGTAAGTTGATAAAATCTGATGAATCTCCTCTTGTTGATCAAAGAGAGTATCAGTCTATGATAGGCAGTCTtttatatcttactgcttctagacctgATCTAATGCACTCTGTTTGTcaagttgctagatatcaagcaaGTCCTCACCAATCTCATCTCAATGTTGTTCATCGTATCTTTAAATACATACAGGGTActttggattatggtttgtggtatccaaaaaatgatgattttaatcTACTTGgttatacagatgctgattggggtgGCTGTAAAGATGATCAGCGAAGTACTAGTGGTGCTGCATTTTTCTTAGGTGATTGGTTAGTTGCTTGGAACAGTAAAAAACAAGACTGTGTTACAATTTCTACTGCTGAGTCTGAAATTATTGCTGCCACCGCATGTTGTACTCAATTACTTTGGATGTcatatcatctttcagatttgtgtATTACGGTTCCTAAACCGATGAAGATTCTTTGTGATAATATTAGTGCTATACAGATTtccaaaaatcctgttatgcattcTCGAACTAAACATGTGGCTATCAAATTGCAGTTTATTCGTGAACAAGTGTCCTCCAATGAAGTCATCCTTATTCATGTGCCTTCTAAATtgcaagttgcagatatttttaccaaagcaCTACCACGAGCCTTGTTTGAACAACTCCGCACTCGATTGGGAGTTATCTCTCAATCTCTGCTGGCTCAATAA